One genomic window of uncultured delta proteobacterium includes the following:
- a CDS encoding hypothetical protein (Evidence 5 : No homology to any previously reported sequences): MAQQYIGVYATKEKSHAVGEFPRPLGTRKRMWFVWEMPDGKYKVQALNAAFQPMAEARIITSKEFSGRFTYEADCFIAPDGYTHPSMQQLDAASVPLQDLFLGEKGGGVFSLPAPADPGALLADDPNLLMHWAKAERRPKVNAPDPVKMPFDRLVGEVVSVDGDGAAPVGAAMPEKEPEEGAEREEEEAHQVRQLRSRFVQALLLLRRGARTESIALLEEMLREPYEFFKGGAQLFSEFGLGLRRLGFTPLALAAHKRALEFAPKDERILFNIARSYHDLGLLAEARDFLEQSLAVAPEFTPARQFLTFIDVDDDAEK; encoded by the coding sequence ATGGCGCAACAATACATCGGGGTTTATGCCACAAAAGAGAAATCGCACGCCGTGGGCGAATTTCCCCGCCCGCTGGGGACGCGCAAACGGATGTGGTTTGTTTGGGAAATGCCGGACGGCAAGTATAAAGTGCAGGCGCTGAACGCCGCCTTTCAACCCATGGCCGAAGCCCGGATTATCACCAGCAAGGAATTTTCAGGCCGTTTCACCTATGAGGCGGACTGTTTTATCGCGCCCGACGGCTATACCCACCCCAGTATGCAGCAGTTGGACGCGGCATCCGTGCCGCTGCAGGATCTCTTCCTGGGCGAAAAGGGCGGCGGGGTGTTCTCCCTTCCGGCCCCGGCGGACCCCGGCGCTCTGCTGGCGGATGACCCTAACCTGCTTATGCACTGGGCCAAAGCCGAACGGCGGCCCAAGGTCAACGCGCCGGATCCGGTCAAAATGCCCTTTGACCGGCTTGTCGGCGAGGTCGTTTCCGTGGATGGCGACGGCGCCGCCCCCGTTGGCGCGGCCATGCCGGAAAAAGAGCCGGAAGAGGGAGCGGAGCGCGAGGAAGAGGAAGCGCATCAGGTGCGCCAGTTGCGTTCGCGGTTTGTGCAGGCGCTCCTGCTGCTCAGGCGCGGCGCGCGTACGGAAAGCATTGCCCTTTTGGAAGAAATGCTCCGCGAGCCGTATGAATTTTTTAAAGGCGGCGCGCAGTTGTTTTCCGAGTTCGGCCTGGGGCTTCGGCGCCTCGGCTTTACGCCCCTCGCGCTTGCCGCCCACAAGCGGGCGCTGGAGTTTGCGCCGAAGGACGAGAGAATTCTCTTTAACATCGCCCGGAGCTACCATGATCTGGGGCTTCTGGCGGAAGCCAGGGATTTTTTGGAGCAGTCGCTCGCCGTCGCGCCGGAATTCACGC
- a CDS encoding Smr protein/MutS2 (fragment), producing MSKHDTVRSFQDLDVTRFRKAGNTPATEAPARKRPAASAAAPAIADESAMFLEAVSGTLDVSLKHTPGDADTPAPRAEKQKKHTAVLAGTPSRPQPEAAAPADPKKPPVPATPSVSDIPPESSIPKDADLFARAMGDVRPIRASGRDLAPPSRQLEPIYTKALADMDDIFSGKLEFSLEYTDEFVQGHVLGLDPLVLEKLKAGAYSPEGHVDLHGQNMEQAYATLVTFIRHAYQGGKRHLVVVTGRGKNSPGGTPVLRERVQAWFTRDPFKRVVLGFCSAKPGDGGAGALYVLLRKRKKSQGKIVWNTTPSEEELLL from the coding sequence ATGAGCAAACACGATACGGTCCGCTCCTTCCAGGATCTGGACGTCACCCGATTCCGCAAGGCCGGAAATACTCCGGCAACCGAAGCTCCGGCCAGGAAACGCCCGGCCGCCTCCGCCGCCGCCCCTGCCATAGCGGACGAATCCGCCATGTTCCTTGAGGCTGTCTCCGGCACGCTGGACGTATCGCTCAAGCATACACCCGGTGATGCGGATACGCCAGCCCCCCGCGCCGAAAAGCAGAAAAAACACACGGCTGTTCTCGCGGGGACGCCCTCCCGCCCGCAACCGGAGGCCGCCGCACCAGCGGATCCGAAAAAGCCGCCGGTGCCCGCCACCCCGTCGGTGTCTGACATCCCACCGGAGTCCAGCATTCCAAAAGACGCCGACCTTTTTGCCAGAGCCATGGGCGACGTCCGGCCCATCCGCGCTAGCGGGCGCGACCTTGCGCCGCCGTCGAGACAGCTTGAACCTATATACACCAAAGCGCTGGCGGACATGGATGATATTTTCAGCGGCAAACTGGAATTTTCGCTGGAATACACCGATGAGTTCGTCCAGGGGCACGTGCTGGGCCTTGACCCCCTCGTGCTGGAAAAATTGAAAGCCGGCGCGTACAGCCCCGAAGGGCATGTGGATCTGCACGGACAGAACATGGAGCAGGCCTACGCCACCCTGGTCACGTTCATCAGGCACGCGTACCAGGGCGGCAAACGGCACCTTGTCGTGGTCACCGGCCGGGGCAAGAACTCCCCGGGCGGCACGCCCGTTTTGCGCGAGCGCGTGCAGGCGTGGTTCACCCGCGACCCGTTCAAGCGGGTCGTTCTCGGGTTCTGTTCCGCCAAACCCGGAGACGGCGGGGCCGGGGCGCTGTACGTTCTTTTACGCAAGCGCAAAAAGAGCCAGGGCAAGATCGTCTGGAACACCACTCCATCCGAAGAAGAACTATTATTATAA
- a CDS encoding Pyrroline-5-carboxylate reductase — MAQCTLGFIGCGNMGGAIAHGVLASAALRNIGVAAYDITDAPKEKLEAAGGKWFSDPAALAAACDLVLLAVKPYQVQATIKAILPSLTKDKTLLSIAAGQPLSALRAALNGTCAAVQVMPNTPALIGEGVFGLCLDDPALDPERKDLVRGMFEALGDVFVLPEDRMNGLMAVTGAGPAYVYDMMDAVMEAAVTLGITRPDATAMVAALFRGAARMVEETGLHPAVLHSQVTSPKGSTIAGTNHLARTGVRGHIIDAVLAAAARGKEMERE, encoded by the coding sequence ATGGCACAGTGCACTTTGGGTTTTATCGGATGCGGCAACATGGGCGGCGCCATCGCGCACGGCGTTCTGGCTTCCGCCGCCTTGCGGAACATCGGCGTGGCCGCGTACGACATCACGGATGCGCCGAAGGAAAAGCTGGAGGCGGCGGGCGGGAAGTGGTTTTCCGACCCGGCAGCCCTTGCCGCGGCCTGCGACCTCGTTCTGCTGGCGGTAAAACCCTACCAGGTGCAGGCGACCATTAAAGCCATCCTGCCGTCCCTCACCAAGGACAAAACCCTCTTGTCCATCGCCGCCGGGCAGCCCCTTTCCGCCCTGCGCGCCGCCCTGAACGGAACGTGCGCCGCCGTGCAGGTCATGCCCAACACCCCGGCCCTGATAGGCGAAGGCGTGTTCGGCCTGTGTCTGGACGATCCCGCCCTTGATCCGGAACGGAAAGATCTTGTACGAGGGATGTTCGAGGCGCTCGGCGACGTGTTCGTCCTGCCCGAGGACAGGATGAACGGCCTGATGGCCGTGACCGGCGCGGGCCCAGCCTACGTTTACGACATGATGGATGCCGTCATGGAAGCCGCCGTCACGCTGGGCATCACGCGGCCGGACGCCACCGCCATGGTGGCCGCCCTTTTCCGGGGAGCCGCGCGCATGGTGGAGGAAACCGGCCTGCATCCCGCCGTGCTGCACTCCCAGGTGACCTCGCCCAAAGGGTCCACCATCGCCGGGACCAACCACCTTGCCCGCACCGGGGTACGCGGCCACATCATCGACGCCGTGCTCGCCGCCGCCGCGCGCGGCAAAGAGATGGAACGGGAATAG
- a CDS encoding conserved hypothetical protein (Evidence 4 : Homologs of previously reported genes of unknown function), which produces MSGRGMLETCFIHIPGVGPGFIAKLRAAGILTWDDALAKTLPCGPKKATDFLSGVTASKARLQAGDLRWFGDILPPAEQWRLYPYYKNNAAYVDIETTGLSYDGDVITTIALYDGKTVKTYVQGRNLERFADDILAYDLLVTWNGRGFDAPILRRGLAIPLDMPHLDLLPVFRRLDLRGGLKKVEKTLGIDRDELDGVDGWMAVRLWRAFERTRDARFLETLLAYNVADVLSLEYLAAYAVMRHTGAPMETMGVTDVRSDLNPFAADPGVLRKLGY; this is translated from the coding sequence ATGAGCGGCAGGGGTATGCTCGAAACCTGCTTCATCCATATTCCCGGCGTCGGCCCCGGCTTTATCGCCAAACTCCGGGCCGCGGGCATCCTCACCTGGGACGACGCCCTGGCTAAAACCCTGCCCTGCGGCCCCAAAAAGGCCACGGATTTCCTTTCAGGCGTCACGGCCTCCAAGGCCCGGCTCCAGGCCGGCGACCTGCGCTGGTTCGGCGATATTCTGCCCCCGGCGGAACAATGGCGGCTTTACCCATACTACAAGAACAACGCCGCTTACGTGGACATCGAAACCACGGGCCTGTCCTATGACGGGGACGTCATCACAACCATCGCCCTGTACGACGGCAAAACGGTCAAAACCTATGTGCAGGGCAGGAACCTTGAACGCTTCGCGGACGATATCCTCGCTTACGACCTCCTGGTAACCTGGAACGGGCGCGGGTTCGACGCTCCCATCCTGCGGCGGGGCCTCGCCATCCCGCTGGACATGCCGCACCTGGACCTCTTGCCGGTCTTCCGCAGGCTGGACCTGCGGGGCGGGCTGAAGAAGGTGGAAAAGACGCTCGGCATCGACCGGGACGAACTGGACGGAGTGGACGGCTGGATGGCCGTGCGGCTGTGGCGGGCGTTCGAACGCACGCGGGATGCACGGTTTCTGGAAACGCTCTTAGCCTATAACGTGGCGGACGTTTTAAGCCTGGAATATCTCGCGGCCTACGCGGTCATGCGGCACACGGGCGCGCCCATGGAAACCATGGGCGTGACGGACGTGCGGAGCGATCTGAACCCCTTCGCCGCCGATCCCGGCGTGCTGCGAAAACTCGGCTACTGA
- the bipA gene encoding GTP-binding protein (Evidence 2a : Function of homologous gene experimentally demonstrated in an other organism; PubMedId : 7783627, 9298646, 9622352, 9642082; Product type f : factor), with translation MSLIANESIRNIAIIAHVDHGKTTLVDALFRQSGVFREDQQVDDRIMDRMDLERERGITISAKNCSVTWNGVKINIIDTPGHADFGGEVERALSMVGGVVLLVDSAEGPLPQTRFVLKKAMEAGLKIIVVVNKIDRKDARPEEVLNEVYDLFIDLGATEEQLEFPVLYAVGRRGIAGDSLESALEATDLSALFNRIVTAIPGPLHDPDEPFQMLVADLDYSDYLGRLAVGRIEHGSVRARDSLVCMGENGEAIPLKVTKIQVYEGAQLGETEEAVAGDIVILAGVDNVTIGDTICTREHPRTLPRIRVDEPTVSMTFAINTSPLAGREGKIVQASKIRERLTRETLRNVAVRVSDAEERDSFIVKGRGEFQMAILIEQMRREGFELCVSRPEVIFKKGPNGEILEPIEHLVVDCDETFMGVVTEKLSIRKGRMLGLTNNGSGRVRIEFSIPSRGLIGYRDEFLTDTKGTGLLNAYLEGYEAYRGDFPSRFTGSLVADRPGKGVAYALFNLEPRGILFVEPGDPVYEGMIVGEHNRDNDIDVNPTKEKKLTNLRASGKDENIILTPVRPMTLERAIHFVRDDEMVEITPQSIRLRKTILDALKRYQAAGKKKTATPGKGE, from the coding sequence ATGTCGTTAATCGCCAATGAATCCATCCGTAATATCGCCATTATCGCTCACGTCGACCACGGCAAGACCACCCTTGTGGACGCCCTGTTCCGCCAGAGCGGCGTATTCCGAGAGGACCAGCAGGTGGACGACAGGATCATGGACCGGATGGACCTGGAGCGCGAGCGCGGCATCACCATCTCGGCCAAGAACTGTTCGGTGACCTGGAACGGCGTGAAAATCAATATCATCGACACCCCCGGCCACGCCGATTTCGGCGGCGAGGTCGAGCGGGCGCTCAGCATGGTGGGGGGCGTCGTGCTGCTGGTGGATTCCGCCGAAGGCCCGCTGCCGCAAACCCGGTTCGTGCTCAAAAAAGCCATGGAAGCCGGGCTCAAAATCATCGTGGTCGTCAACAAGATCGACCGCAAGGACGCCCGGCCCGAGGAAGTCCTCAACGAGGTGTACGACCTTTTCATCGATCTCGGCGCGACCGAGGAACAGCTTGAGTTTCCCGTCCTGTACGCCGTGGGGCGGCGCGGCATCGCCGGCGATTCCCTGGAATCGGCCCTTGAAGCCACCGACCTTTCCGCGCTGTTCAACCGCATCGTTACCGCCATCCCCGGCCCGCTGCACGATCCGGACGAGCCGTTCCAGATGCTGGTGGCGGATCTTGACTACTCCGACTACCTCGGCCGCCTGGCCGTCGGGCGCATCGAGCACGGGTCCGTGCGCGCGCGCGATTCCCTCGTCTGCATGGGCGAGAACGGCGAGGCCATCCCGCTGAAAGTCACGAAAATCCAGGTATACGAAGGCGCGCAACTCGGCGAAACCGAGGAGGCCGTGGCCGGGGATATCGTGATTCTGGCCGGGGTGGACAACGTCACCATCGGCGACACCATCTGCACGCGGGAGCACCCGCGCACGCTTCCCCGCATCCGGGTGGACGAACCCACCGTGTCCATGACCTTCGCCATCAACACCTCCCCCCTTGCCGGGCGGGAAGGCAAGATCGTGCAGGCCAGCAAAATCCGCGAGCGCCTCACCCGCGAAACCTTGCGTAACGTGGCCGTGCGCGTTTCCGACGCCGAGGAGCGCGACAGCTTCATCGTCAAGGGGCGCGGCGAGTTCCAGATGGCGATTCTTATCGAGCAGATGCGCCGCGAAGGGTTCGAGCTCTGCGTCAGCCGGCCGGAAGTTATTTTCAAAAAGGGCCCGAACGGTGAAATTCTGGAGCCGATCGAGCATCTTGTGGTGGATTGCGACGAGACCTTCATGGGCGTGGTGACGGAAAAACTCTCCATCCGCAAGGGCCGTATGCTCGGGCTGACCAACAACGGGTCCGGCCGGGTGCGGATCGAGTTTTCCATCCCCTCGCGCGGCCTTATCGGCTACCGCGACGAATTCCTGACGGACACCAAGGGAACGGGCCTGCTCAACGCCTACCTTGAAGGGTACGAGGCCTATCGCGGCGATTTCCCCTCCCGGTTCACCGGCTCCCTTGTGGCCGACCGGCCCGGCAAGGGCGTGGCCTACGCCCTCTTCAACCTGGAGCCGCGCGGCATCTTGTTCGTGGAACCCGGCGACCCGGTGTACGAAGGCATGATCGTGGGCGAGCACAACCGCGACAACGACATCGACGTCAACCCCACCAAAGAGAAAAAGCTGACCAACCTGCGCGCGTCCGGCAAAGACGAGAACATCATCCTGACCCCGGTCCGGCCCATGACGCTGGAACGCGCCATCCATTTCGTGCGCGATGACGAAATGGTGGAGATCACGCCGCAGTCCATCCGTCTGCGTAAAACCATTCTCGATGCCCTGAAGCGCTACCAGGCTGCCGGTAAAAAGAAAACCGCCACGCCCGGCAAGGGCGAATGA
- a CDS encoding D,D-heptose 1,7-bisphosphate phosphatase (modular protein), with the protein MTASPITAVLLDRDGTVIADKHYLADPAGVELLPGSAKGLRALALAGLRLFIVTNQSGIGRGYFSVADYHACHAALETLLEKEGISLSGSAFCPHAPEEDCGCRKPSPGMWRNLAAAHGLEPSQTAMVGDKAEDILFGRRAGFAATVLVLTGKGRDAAARLQLPLPGPGEAFRPLDFHSLDPALDDSLPHAVAHDLSGAAAYLLSFGDK; encoded by the coding sequence ATGACAGCATCACCCATCACCGCCGTACTTCTGGACCGCGACGGCACGGTCATCGCGGACAAACACTACCTGGCGGACCCGGCGGGCGTCGAACTGCTCCCCGGCTCTGCGAAAGGGCTGCGCGCGCTGGCCCTGGCGGGCCTCCGGCTTTTCATCGTGACGAACCAGTCCGGGATCGGGCGCGGGTATTTTTCCGTGGCCGACTACCACGCCTGCCACGCGGCCCTGGAAACGCTTTTGGAAAAGGAAGGGATATCCCTTTCCGGCAGCGCCTTCTGCCCCCATGCGCCGGAAGAGGACTGCGGCTGCCGCAAACCGTCCCCGGGCATGTGGCGAAACCTTGCCGCCGCGCACGGTCTTGAACCTTCCCAAACAGCCATGGTCGGCGACAAGGCGGAGGATATCCTGTTCGGGCGGCGGGCCGGTTTCGCCGCGACCGTGCTCGTGCTCACGGGCAAAGGGCGGGATGCCGCCGCGCGGCTGCAACTGCCCCTGCCGGGACCGGGCGAAGCGTTCCGCCCCCTTGATTTTCATTCCCTTGATCCCGCCCTCGACGATTCCCTCCCGCACGCCGTGGCCCATGATCTTTCCGGCGCTGCCGCCTATCTTTTGAGCTTTGGGGACAAATGA
- a CDS encoding Integral membrane protein MviN, which produces MSIFTRSQHMGAAALLLGISVFLSRFMGLIRDKVISYYYGAGTEADIYLASFVAPDFINYLLAGGYFSITLIPLLARKFKESDDAGWKFFSTVFWWICMASFVCIALAWVYAPAIAKITAPGFIQTPEHLERLIFFLRIVLPAQIFFLPGACLTALLYWRRQFTSPALMPLIYNGGIILGGLAMTYIAPERGMEGFCWGVIAGSFLGAFALPLLVARSGGLHIRFHLKDKGMLAFVLMALPLMLGQSIAVLDEQFIRVFGSLAGVGGVALLAYARRFMFVPIGVVAQAAGAASYPFLATLAAEGKESEFAATVNNVQEKALAVAVPLCVWMAAIAEPLIRLLFEQGRFTRADTETCALLLALMLPGVLFWVVHQLVSRSFYAHEDTLTPAVVGTVTTVLFLPVYYLLTKALGAPGVAVAGVLGIGAYTAAMVKVWHKRRGAAAFSGLVPYTLQAVCIAAFPGFAAWLAGVGTATLLPSAPLLGAAVALAAASAVFAAAYLPLAGRFAPHLVEPIREIRRAIQRKRQ; this is translated from the coding sequence ATGAGCATTTTCACGCGGTCCCAACACATGGGCGCGGCGGCCCTTCTGCTGGGGATAAGCGTCTTTCTGTCCCGCTTCATGGGGCTTATCCGCGACAAGGTCATTTCCTATTATTACGGCGCGGGGACCGAGGCGGATATCTACCTGGCCTCCTTTGTCGCGCCGGACTTCATCAACTATCTCCTGGCCGGGGGCTATTTTTCCATCACGCTCATTCCGCTGCTCGCGCGCAAGTTCAAGGAAAGCGACGACGCGGGCTGGAAATTCTTTTCCACCGTGTTCTGGTGGATCTGCATGGCGTCCTTCGTCTGCATCGCTCTCGCCTGGGTTTACGCGCCCGCCATCGCGAAAATTACCGCGCCGGGCTTCATCCAAACGCCCGAGCACCTCGAACGGCTCATCTTCTTTTTACGGATCGTGCTGCCCGCGCAGATTTTTTTCCTGCCCGGCGCGTGCCTGACCGCCCTGCTCTATTGGCGGCGGCAGTTCACCTCCCCCGCGCTCATGCCGCTCATCTATAACGGCGGCATCATCCTCGGGGGCCTCGCCATGACCTACATCGCCCCGGAACGCGGCATGGAGGGTTTTTGCTGGGGCGTGATCGCGGGTTCCTTCCTGGGCGCCTTCGCCCTGCCGCTCCTGGTGGCGCGTTCCGGCGGTCTGCATATCCGGTTCCATCTCAAGGACAAGGGCATGCTCGCCTTTGTCCTGATGGCGTTGCCGCTCATGCTGGGGCAATCCATCGCGGTCCTGGACGAGCAGTTCATCCGGGTCTTCGGCTCCCTTGCGGGGGTAGGCGGGGTGGCGCTGCTCGCCTACGCGCGGCGGTTCATGTTCGTGCCCATCGGGGTCGTGGCCCAGGCGGCCGGGGCGGCGTCCTACCCCTTCCTCGCGACCCTTGCGGCGGAAGGCAAGGAAAGTGAATTCGCCGCCACGGTCAACAACGTGCAGGAGAAAGCCCTGGCCGTCGCCGTGCCGCTCTGCGTCTGGATGGCGGCCATTGCCGAGCCGCTTATCCGTTTGCTGTTCGAACAGGGGCGGTTCACCAGGGCCGATACCGAAACCTGCGCCCTGCTGCTCGCCCTGATGCTGCCCGGCGTGCTGTTCTGGGTCGTGCACCAGCTGGTATCCCGCTCCTTCTACGCCCATGAGGATACACTGACCCCGGCCGTGGTGGGCACCGTGACGACCGTCCTGTTCCTGCCCGTCTACTATTTGCTGACCAAAGCGTTAGGCGCGCCGGGCGTGGCCGTTGCCGGGGTACTCGGCATCGGGGCGTACACCGCCGCCATGGTCAAGGTATGGCACAAACGGCGCGGCGCGGCGGCGTTTTCCGGCCTAGTGCCGTACACACTGCAAGCCGTTTGCATCGCCGCGTTTCCCGGATTTGCGGCCTGGCTGGCCGGTGTGGGCACGGCAACGCTTTTGCCCTCCGCCCCGCTTTTGGGGGCCGCCGTGGCCCTTGCGGCGGCAAGCGCGGTCTTTGCCGCCGCGTACCTGCCGCTTGCCGGCCGTTTTGCCCCGCATCTTGTGGAGCCGATACGGGAAATACGCCGTGCGATCCAAAGGAAACGGCAGTGA
- a CDS encoding hypothetical protein (Evidence 5 : No homology to any previously reported sequences) — MAKSFSILPNARVMPLQGTIDAFVSGVFHNGVCLPESLIEGRSSPAALVEPVQKLSGTYIFGGYLFGHFGHCIVESLAYLHIIRQCGDFPILFMSPRTGNFALNKRILRFLNVFNEIILIKEPTQVEKLVIGPAGSQIKPPLFSDAQIAALGTFPASREEPSGEKIWLSRSEFRYGGLENEAAIEKTLQEWGWKIMHPECLPLPEQVRRISTASCVAGLDGSAFYGALLADTVHGRFFVFSRRNHMPPILELALSKKTGTLRTFTPAVTHVSGVWPDIVYRLDDPEQILGVLRGI; from the coding sequence ATGGCAAAAAGTTTTTCCATACTCCCCAACGCGCGTGTGATGCCCCTCCAGGGGACCATAGACGCGTTCGTCTCCGGGGTCTTTCATAACGGCGTCTGCCTGCCGGAGAGCCTTATCGAAGGCCGCTCTTCGCCCGCCGCCCTGGTGGAGCCTGTCCAAAAACTTTCAGGCACCTATATTTTCGGAGGATATTTATTCGGGCACTTCGGGCACTGTATCGTTGAAAGCCTGGCCTATCTTCATATTATCCGCCAGTGCGGCGACTTCCCGATTCTCTTCATGAGCCCCCGGACGGGAAATTTCGCCTTGAACAAGCGGATACTCCGCTTTTTAAACGTTTTTAATGAAATTATTCTCATTAAAGAGCCGACGCAGGTCGAAAAGCTCGTCATCGGCCCGGCCGGCTCCCAAATCAAGCCTCCGCTATTCAGCGACGCGCAAATCGCCGCCCTGGGGACGTTTCCCGCAAGCCGGGAGGAACCGTCCGGAGAAAAAATATGGCTCTCCCGGAGCGAATTCCGGTATGGCGGCCTTGAAAATGAAGCGGCAATAGAAAAAACGCTGCAAGAATGGGGATGGAAAATCATGCACCCGGAATGCCTGCCGTTGCCCGAGCAGGTGCGGCGCATCAGCACCGCGTCATGCGTCGCGGGGCTTGACGGCTCCGCCTTTTATGGGGCGTTGCTCGCGGATACCGTTCACGGGCGTTTTTTTGTTTTCAGCAGAAGAAACCACATGCCGCCGATACTGGAGCTTGCCCTGTCAAAAAAGACCGGCACGCTGCGGACGTTCACGCCGGCGGTCACGCACGTTTCCGGCGTATGGCCCGATATTGTCTATAGGTTGGATGATCCGGAGCAGATTCTCGGCGTCCTGCGCGGGATATGA
- a CDS encoding conserved hypothetical protein (Evidence 4 : Homologs of previously reported genes of unknown function) encodes MSQEKFPLRIRYEYQEAPGTQPQYAHGVWGGINAQGEVEINFYTECDKLPPFSERLVAPDGSFGHEMAPYDENLKIVNRHILSRIIVNYHTARDIMEWLEDKIQVLDMETEGAPYPFEGGEPDPEQ; translated from the coding sequence ATGAGCCAGGAAAAATTCCCTCTGCGTATCCGCTACGAGTACCAGGAAGCGCCCGGCACCCAGCCGCAGTATGCGCACGGGGTTTGGGGCGGCATCAACGCCCAGGGGGAAGTGGAGATAAACTTTTATACCGAGTGCGACAAACTGCCGCCCTTTTCGGAACGCCTCGTCGCGCCGGACGGTTCCTTCGGCCACGAGATGGCGCCTTACGACGAGAACCTGAAGATTGTGAACCGGCACATCTTGTCCCGGATCATCGTCAACTACCACACCGCCCGCGATATCATGGAATGGCTGGAAGATAAAATCCAGGTCCTGGATATGGAAACCGAGGGCGCGCCCTACCCCTTTGAAGGGGGCGAACCGGACCCGGAACAATAG
- a CDS encoding hypothetical protein (Evidence 5 : No homology to any previously reported sequences) gives MGIDLTTLITRHYPPGKLYSPDIRTAIEPLDPPFAARPYTSLLDDVVNTGEDSIEIANRHWAAGFPARARAGQVLGGSNAFGTRVSPLNMPEAIRGRMVAVSI, from the coding sequence ATGGGAATCGATCTGACGACACTGATAACCCGGCACTACCCGCCGGGGAAACTGTACTCGCCGGATATACGGACCGCAATCGAGCCGTTGGACCCGCCGTTTGCCGCCAGGCCCTATACCAGTCTTCTGGATGATGTCGTCAACACGGGCGAGGATTCGATCGAGATCGCCAACCGCCACTGGGCCGCCGGGTTTCCCGCGCGGGCGAGAGCCGGGCAGGTGCTCGGCGGGTCGAACGCCTTCGGCACGAGGGTTTCGCCGCTGAACATGCCGGAGGCCATCCGGGGCCGCATGGTTGCGGTGAGTATATGA
- a CDS encoding conserved hypothetical protein (Evidence 4 : Homologs of previously reported genes of unknown function), whose product MTQTPQPYFDLELFLRTAGETRIGGKETDECLLFWERWSASLFCKTVSAQGRNFLAVWLGEDVEQTVDAAWDESPSRGFLLNALAQTLCMCAVHEHLPEIEEAGCAPVPAPDPDLARALTEAGLPARAPARMDGEPEGGLLFARRYAVVTRTPFSGACDVCALRASCPRAGGNDSVIEFG is encoded by the coding sequence ATGACACAAACGCCCCAACCGTACTTCGACCTGGAACTTTTCCTGCGAACCGCCGGGGAAACCCGTATCGGCGGCAAGGAAACGGATGAATGCCTCCTCTTCTGGGAGCGATGGTCCGCCTCCCTTTTCTGTAAAACCGTTTCCGCGCAAGGCCGCAATTTTCTCGCCGTCTGGCTCGGGGAGGACGTTGAGCAAACCGTGGATGCCGCCTGGGACGAATCCCCCTCGCGCGGATTTTTGCTGAACGCCCTGGCGCAAACCTTATGCATGTGCGCCGTGCATGAGCATCTTCCGGAAATCGAGGAAGCCGGGTGCGCTCCCGTGCCCGCGCCGGACCCGGACCTGGCCCGCGCCCTGACAGAAGCCGGTCTGCCCGCCCGCGCGCCCGCCCGGATGGACGGCGAACCGGAAGGCGGCCTGCTCTTTGCCCGCCGGTACGCGGTCGTTACCCGGACCCCGTTCAGCGGCGCGTGCGACGTATGCGCGCTGAGGGCTTCCTGCCCGCGCGCCGGGGGGAACGATTCGGTTATCGAGTTCGGCTGA